The following proteins are encoded in a genomic region of Huiozyma naganishii CBS 8797 chromosome 9, complete genome:
- the CYB5 gene encoding Cyb5p (similar to Saccharomyces cerevisiae CYB5 (YNL111C); ancestral locus Anc_2.166), giving the protein MAKIYTYEDVAQHSTSEDAWIVIDNRVYEVTKFLDEHPGGEEILLEMAGADATTNFLDIGHSDDAMKILKTRYIGDIDPSSKPIPKKVVETTSSETKGSGKLASVIALICFVIGYYLLN; this is encoded by the coding sequence ATGGCCAAGATATACACTTACGAAGACGTCGCACAGCACTCTACCAGCGAGGACGCCTGGATCGTTATCGACAACAGAGTGTACGAAGTCACAAAATTCTTGGATGAGCACCCAGGTGGTGAGGAGATTCTGCTGGAAATGGCTGGCGCTGACGCCACCACCAACTTCCTGGACATCGGTCACTCCGATGACGCCATGAAGATCCTCAAGACTAGATACATCGGTGACATCGACCCAAGCAGTAAACCTATCCCAAAGAAGGTCGTCGAGACCACGTCCTCGGAGACGAAGGGCAGCGGGAAGCTTGCGTCCGTGATCGCCCTCATCTGCTTCGTCATCGGCTACTACCTACTCAACTGA
- the DBP2 gene encoding DEAD-box ATP-dependent RNA helicase DBP2 (similar to Saccharomyces cerevisiae DBP2 (YNL112W); ancestral locus Anc_2.164) has protein sequence MTYPRDQQFNKSNFNNRGGDFRGGRGSDRNSYNRSNEGGRGFQSYRSAPSQPQELIRPNWDVEMANLPAFEKNFYVEHETVRDRSDAEVEAFRKENQMTITGHDIPKPITTFDEAGFPDYVLTEVKAEGFDKPTGIQCQGWPMALSGRDMVGIAATGSGKTLSYCLPGIVHINAQALLQPGDGPIVLVLAPTRELAVQIQKECSKFGHSSRIRNTCVYGGVPRGQQIRDLNRGSEIVIATPGRLIDMLELGKTNLKRVTYLVLDEADRMLDMGFEPQIRKIVDQIRPDRQTLMWSATWPKEVKQLAADYLSDPIQVQIGSLELAASHTITQRVEVVSGFEKRDRLAKHVETASQNPESKILVFASTKRMCDDITKYLREDGWPALAIHGDKDQRERDWVLNEFRTGRSPIMVATDVAARGIDD, from the exons ATGACTTATCCAAGAGACCAGCAGTTCAACAAATCGAACTTCAACAACCGTGGCGGTGACTTCCGTGGCGGCAGAGGTTCCGACAGAAACTCGTACAACCGGTCCAACGAGGGTGGCAGAGGTTTCCAGAGCTACAGGTCTGCTCCCTCTCAACCACAGGAACTGATTAGACCAAACTGGGATGTCGAGATGGCAAACCTCCCagcttttgaaaaaaactTCTACGTTGAGCACGAAACTGTCAGAGACAGGTCCGATGCCGAGGTGGAAGCTTTCAGAAAGGAGAACCAGATGACCATCACTGGTCACGATATCCCCAAGCCAATCACCACTTTTGACGAGGCTGGGTTCCCAGATTACGTCTTGACCGAGGTCAAGGCGGAAGGTTTCGACAAGCCCACTGGTATCCAGTGCCAAGGGTGGCCTATGGCTTTGTCCGGTAGGGACATGGTCGGTATCGCTGCCACTGGGTCCGGTAAGACGCTGTCCTACTGTCTACCCGGGATCGTACACATCAACGCCCAGGCGTTGCTACAACCCGGTGACGGTCCAATTGTCTTGGTGCTAGCACCAACGAGAGAATTGGCCGTCCAGATTCAAAAGGAGTGTTCCAAGTTTGGTCATTCCTCGAGGATCAGAAACACGTGTGTCTACGGTGGTGTTCCTCGTGGCCAGCAGATCAGAGACTTGAACCGTGGGTCCGAGATTGTCATCGCTACCCCAGGTAGACTGATCGACATGTTGGAGCTTGGTAAGACCAACTTGAAGAGAGTCACTTACTTGGTGTTGGATGAAGCCGACAGAATGTTGGATATGGGGTTCGAACCTCAAATCAGGAAAATTGTGGACCAAATCAGACCAGACAGACAGACGCTTATGTGGTCTGCGACCTGGCCTAAGGAGGTCAAGCAATTGGCCGCTGACTACCTGTCCGACCCAATCCAAGTCCAAATTGGTTCCCTAGAGTTGGCTGCCTCCCACACCATCACGCAACGTGTCGAAGTTGTTTCCGGCTTCGAAAAGAGAGACCGTCTTGCGAAGCACGTCGAGACCGCTTCCCAAAACCCGGAATCCAAGATCCTGGTGTTTGCTTCCACAAAGAGAATGTGTGACGACATCACCAAGTATCTAAGAGAGGACGGGTGGCCTGCTCTTGCCATTCACGGTGACAAGGACCAGAGAGAGCGTGACTGGgttttgaacgagttcaGAACCGGTAGATCCCCAATTATGGTTGCCACTGATGTGGCCGCCAGAGGTATTG ATGATTGA
- the KNAG0I02020 gene encoding uncharacterized protein (similar to Saccharomyces cerevisiae YNL108C and TFC7 (YOR110W); ancestral locus Anc_2.169) has protein sequence MAVKTIYIVRHGYRSNWLPEGPYPPPPTGIENDVPLAEHGLEQSEELSEHIAQLEVKPQVIFTSPFYRCLQTISPTKKKLQIPLYVDRGLGEWFKKDRDVVPTPASNGVIGKFFPGLLAGEWEDSVIPSKSGESETDIFARAHAFWPVFIGHVEREFPDVETVILVTHAATKAALGMNLLKFPNAREAIDEQGTMIRNGSCALDRFDCRARGQDFYGGEWELVTNGDTSFLTNGEEMNWNFQNRFEAGSDADIRARRLTAAAKGKLE, from the coding sequence ATGGCGGTCAAGACTATATATATTGTAAGACACGGGTACCGTTCTAACTGGCTGCCCGAGGGTCCCTACCCACCCCCACCGACCGGGATTGAAAATGATGTGCCTCTCGCGGAGCACGGTCTCGAGCAGTCCGAGGAGCTCAGTGAGCACATTGCGCAGCTCGAAGTCAAGCCACAAGTGATCTTCACGTCGCCCTTCTACCGGTGCTTGCAGACGATATCTCccacgaagaagaagttgcagATTCCGTTGTACGTGGACAGGGGCCTTGGCGAGTggttcaagaaggacagGGATGTTGTGCCGACTCCTGCGTCGAACGGCGTGATCGGGAAGTTTTTCCCAGGGCTGCTCGCCGGTGAGTGGGAGGACAGTGTGATCCCTTCGAAGTCCGGTGAAAGCGAGACGGATATCTTTGCCCGGGCGCACGCATTCTGGCCTGTGTTCATCGGGCACGTGGAGCGGGAATTCCCGGACGTCGAGACGGTGATCCTCGTCACGCATGCTGCGACGAAGGCCGCCCTTGGGATGAACCTGTTGAAGTTCCCCAATGCGCGCGAGGCGATAGACGAACAGGGGACAATGATACGGAACGGCAGCTGTGCGCTGGACCGGTTCGACTGCAGGGCTCGTGGGCAAGATTTCTACGGGGGGGAGTGGGAGCTCGTGACGAACGGGGATACGTCGTTCTTGACCAACGGCGAGGagatgaactggaacttCCAGAACCGTTTCGAGGCCGGGTCCGATGCGGATATTCGGGCGCGCCGGCTCACTGCTGCCGCGAAGGGGAAGCTGGAGTGA
- the RPC19 gene encoding DNA-directed RNA polymerase core subunit RPC19 (similar to Saccharomyces cerevisiae RPC19 (YNL113W); ancestral locus Anc_2.163) — MSDSEGAVVEPQARRESAADDDDDGEGDEEEEELDREKVKILPEATTEDGTCASFQILNEDHTLGNALRYVIMKNPEVEFCGYSIPHPSENWLNVRIQTYGKITAVDAFKKGLGDLMDMCDVVEDVFTQRIREM; from the coding sequence ATGTCTGACAGCGAGGGTGCTGTCGTTGAGCCCCAGGCGAGGAGAGAGAGTGCagctgatgatgatgatgatggagagggtgatgaggaagaggaggagctTGACAGGGAGAAGGTCAAGATCTTGCCCGAGGCGACCACGGAGGACGGCACGTGTGCGTCGTTCCAGATCCTGAACGAGGACCACACGCTCGGGAACGCGCTGCGTTACGTGATCATGAAGAACCCGGAGGTCGAGTTCTGCGGGTACTCCATCCCGCACCCGTCTGAGAACTGGCTCAACGTCAGAATCCAGACGTACGGGAAGATAACCGCAGTCGACGCATTCAAGAAGGGTCTCGGAGACCTCATGGACATGTGTGACGTCGTAGAAGACGTTTTCACACAGAGGATCAGGGAGATGTGA
- the KNAG0I02070 gene encoding C2H2-type zinc finger protein (similar to Saccharomyces cerevisiae AZF1 (YOR113W); ancestral locus Anc_2.162): MFSDGSAFGAADQTHFPDRMGAPVSSGAGGDGAGASGQGSSVDQKQISFSEFNPLTRGLSLLGSSFGAASGTPTGAQIPSASHSQSNGLNKTDTATSSNNILHMFSQNNSSFSSKRDSTLILNGTDSGEMDFFSGSFNKRNLMFINSKQQIGNSNAGGIPQSQSQSQSGGRLPSANNLELDTFFTSAQNSMRFPSESDHQYDSQEEGRSSSLKPLLDPLGNPQQSRPGIPSSLSRLSSLVNMSNQGTAEEEQTELEQSNTPPDVGSDATFHTEQAALLAKVSKTKPRQRRARKLRAKPSGVSTGTFLEVSSAAGAFDHSDDSQTPLGATTIDQLMLVVEARKKGVTDRIVTTNDGRLLLDANPEILPRRIELVGGVEKPIGANGIKQHECNICHKLFIQLTHLEVHLRSHLGDKPYKCTWCGKGFTQGGNLKTHVRLHTGEKPFSCEFCSKRFSRKGNLTAHLVTHEKVRPFVCKLNGCMKTFTQLGNMKSHQNRFHQNTLTELTRRLANLDPAENISAEEREMLNYFASLYKNSNKGIKGRGRGKNTQQDKSRTATPTQDLIQFKTVDYPT, encoded by the coding sequence ATGTTTTCGGATGGTTCTGCGTTTGGTGCCGCGGATCAGACACATTTTCCAGATAGAATGGGTGCGCCGGTTTCCTCAGGTGCCGGTGGGGACGGTGCGGGCGCATCCGGGCAGGGGTCCAGCGTGGATCAGAAACAGATCAGTTTTTCGGAGTTCAACCCGCTGACGAGGGGTCTGTCGTTGCTTGGGTCCTCGTTTGGTGCGGCCAGCGGGACACCAACGGGGGCACAGATTCCATCGGCCTCGCATAGTCAGTCTAACGGTTTGAATAAAACGGACACGGCGACTTCCAGTAACAATATTCTTCACATGTTTTCACAGAACAATTCAAGCTTCTCATCGAAGAGGGATTCTACGCTTATCTTAAATGGTACTGATTCCGGGGAGATGGATTTCTTTTCGGgctccttcaacaaaagaaaTCTTATGTTTATAAACAGCAAACAGCAGATTGGTAACAGTAACGCGGGCGGCATACCCCAGAGCCAGAGTCAGAGTCAGAGTGGTGGGCGCCTGCCCTCCGCAAACAACCTAGAGCTGGACACATTCTTCACCTCGGCTCAGAACTCTATGAGGTTCCCGAGCGAATCAGACCATCAGTACGATAGCCAGGAGGAAGGGAGAAGCTCATCGTTGAAGCCGCTGCTGGATCCCCTAGGGAACCCGCAGCAGAGTAGACCGGGTATCCCCTCGAGCTTGTCCCGATTGTCATCGTTGGTCAACATGTCCAACCAGGGGACAGCGGAAGAGGAACAGACGGAATTGGAACAGTCGAACACACCGCCTGATGTAGGATCAGACGCCACGTTCCATACAGAACAGGCTGCACTTTTGGCGAAAGTTTCAAAGACCAAGCCGAGACAGAGACGTGCACGGAAACTGAGGGCGAAGCCGAGCGGGGTCTCGACGGGGACATTTTTGGAGGTGTCCTCCGCAGCGGGCGCATTTGACCATTCGGATGATTCACAGACGCCGCTCGGAGCCACGACAATAGACCAGTTGATGCTCGTAGTGGAGGCCAGAAAGAAGGGCGTGACAGATAGAATCGTCACGACAAACGACGGGAGGCTGCTTCTCGATGCAAACCCTGAAATATTGCCCCGTCGTATCGAACTCGTCGGTGGTGTCGAAAAACCAATCGGGGCCAACGGTATCAAACAGCACGAATGCAACATATGTCACAAGTTGTTCATTCAATTGACACATCTTGAAGTTCATCTTCGTTCACACCTGGGTGATAAACCGTACAAATGTACATGGTGCGGTAAAGGATTTACTCAGGGGGGGAATTTAAAGACCCATGTCAGGTTACACACTGGTGAGAAACCTTTCTCTTGTGAattctgttcaaagcgaTTTTCAAGGAAGGGGAACTTAACGGCGCATCTCGTGACTCATGAGAAAGTTAGACCCTTCGTATGCAAATTGAATGGCTGTATGAAAACATTCACCCAACTCGGGAACATGAAGTCGCACCAGAACAGATTTCATCAGAATACACTGACTGAGCTGACAAGACGCTTAGCCAATTTGGACCCAGCAGAAAACATTTCAGcagaagagagagaaatgTTGAACTACTTTGCATCTCTTTATAAAAACTCCAACAAGGGCATCAAGGGGAGAGGCCGTGGTAAGAATACACAACAAGATAAATCAAGGACTGCAACCCCAACACAAGATCTAATCCAATTCAAAACTGTGGACTATCCAACGTAA
- the NOP15 gene encoding rRNA-binding ribosome biosynthesis protein NOP15 (similar to Saccharomyces cerevisiae NOP15 (YNL110C); ancestral locus Anc_2.167), protein MVKSLSKKGRQGVRAAAATAKVDVEDDSKVSVESSQSSEEEEMEGLSDLEAEAEAVELSGSEEDTVSGDKRHKIKKLSNKRRDTAAAGGKSSGARDEHSSILYVSRLPHGFHERELSRYFSQFGDLKEVRLARNKKTGNSRHYGFIEFAEVGDAQVAQETMNNYLLMGHLLQVRLLGKGSKIEKLYKYKKRAFSETPVKKSKKELKQKAAEKQSDRFTKLEKAGIAFKW, encoded by the coding sequence ATGGTTAAGTCTCTGAGCAAGAAGGGTAGGCAAGGTGTAAGGGCTGCGGCCGCGACTGCAAAGGTGGATGTGGAGGACGATTCGAAGGTGAGCGTCGAGTCCTCGCAGTCTagtgaggaggaggagatggAGGGTCTTTCCGATTTGGAGGCCGAGGCTGAGGCCGTGGAGTTGTCTGGGTCCGAGGAGGACACTGTCTCTGGTGACAAACGCcacaagatcaagaagcTGAGCAACAAGAGGAGGGACACCGCTGCTGCGGGCGGGAAATCCAGTGGTGCACGTGACGAGCACTCGAGTATCCTGTACGTGAGCCGTCTGCCGCACGGGTTCCACGAGCGGGAGTTGTCGCGATACTTCTCGCAATTTGGGGACTTGAAGGAGGTCCGTCTGGCGcggaacaagaagacgGGGAACTCGAGACACTACGGGTTCATCGAGTTTGCCGAGGTGGGTGATGCGCAGGTCGCGCAGGAGACGATGAACAATTATTTGCTGATGGGCCATTTACTGCAGGTGCGTCTGTTGGGCAAAGGTTCGAAGATCGAGAAGCTgtacaagtacaagaagcGTGCGTTCAGCGAGACCCCtgtgaagaagagcaagaaggAGCTGAAACAGAAGGCTGCAGAGAAGCAGAGCGACAGATTCACCAAACTGGAGAAGGCCGGTATCGCCTTCAAGTGGTGA
- the INP52 gene encoding phosphatidylinositol-3-/phosphoinositide 5-phosphatase INP52 (similar to Saccharomyces cerevisiae INP52 (YNL106C) and INP53 (YOR109W); ancestral locus Anc_2.171) has translation MQILVSHPNSPRSIALASKSFSLVFRPVRKSEISCAVELVPNHELKRSDYKRLTRHEVHGFIGLISLNDSIFIGTITGSAKVASPTPHETVNKIYAVDFYCLTDRSWDFVDLDVQGRALPEPGAPAADSALQHPCFELKKLLSNGSFYYSSDFDLTSTLQGRGFNTNSLSKDNFEEEFMWNHFMMHDMVNYRDRSDSSTKEILDAEGFLTTVIRGFAETFVTFIKRWKVSQTVISKQSWKRAGTRFNMRGINDEGYVANFVETEFIMYSSEYCYAYTQVRGSVPVFWEQDAALINPKVQITRSTEATQKSFDTHFMKLLNKYGPVDVINLLSEKSSEAQLSRRYKEQLQSSPNFKYDEDVLLTVFDFHKETSQDGFVGAAKILPQILKFMMNAGYFSYDVREDRVISKQQGIFRTNCLDCLDRTNLVQQLISLEVFKLFLHDFEILDRRGVHNELDFVQRHNSLWADHGDQISQIYTGTNALKSSFSRKGKMSFAGTLSDATKSVSRMYINNFMDKNKQLKIDGLLGRLPDQKPVSLYDPENEFVTTELEKRSDSFTSYSNMNLFVGTFNVNNLSNRSSDLSKWLFPIGNKFKPDVVVLGLQEVIAMSAGSILNADYTKGSVWKTMVSNCLNQYAEKYILLRVEQMSSILILLFVKEDKINHATQVEGSTKKTGFGGMAGNKGAVAIRLKYGNTSFCFVNSHFAAGAKNVDERANDYAAINKSISFTGGRNISQHECIFWLGDLNFRISLDNLQVRRELSEQKEGYLERLMKYDQLTQAINSNNIFRDFCEPTIQFCPTYKYDFGTDIYDTSEKARTPSWTDRIIYKGNNLQPLAYSDAPLKLSDHKPVYAAYRCKVGFIDEAKKLHLRNELYLDYKNKVDRAGPEHASTFPMEEEKRVRQRLSLPVENQLAPVSLKSRSSGTSLQSAVRSPSELERKNMSLTPPPVPQRKTLPTQRMPPKPPMSRSSTSLHSQGLAAVGSNSSIPDLIELDSLPASEDDESSGVAAPKRPVPPPPPRKPSSQGIAPVGRKETEFSIRGNLPPGETSIDDTSANSSLLEMVIDSSSPKRTRQLLPTSESDSARSLKKTPPAVPAKKPQLHNLEIR, from the coding sequence ATGCAGATTTTGGTATCACATCCAAATTCCCCGAGGAGCATTGCACTCGCATCTAAGTCATTTTCCCTTGTTTTCAGACCGGTTCGCAAGTCTGAGATTTCATGTGCGGTGGAACTGGTCCCGAATCATGAGCTTAAGAGATCAGATTATAAACGGCTCACACGGCACGAGGTTCACGGGTTTATTGGTCTTATCTCACTGAACGACAGTATCTTCATTGGTACCATTACGGGAAGTGCAAAAGTTGCCTCACCAACACCGCATGAAACTGTCAATAAGATATATGCGGTCGATTTCTACTGTTTAACGGATCGCAGCTGGGATTTCGTGGACTTGGATGTGCAGGGCAGAGCATTGCCCGAACCGGGTGCCCCCGCGGCAGATTCTGCTCTTCAACACCCGTGCtttgagttgaagaagctgctGTCCAATGGGTCGTTCTACTACAGCTCAGACTTTGATCTGACATCGACTCTACAGGGGAGGGGGTTCAATACGAATTCCTTGAGCAAAGACAACTTCGAGGAAGAGTTTATGTGGAACCACTTTATGATGCACGATATGGTCAATTATAGAGACCGATCGGATTCCAGCACAAAAGAGATTTTGGACGCTGAAGGGTTTTTGACCACCGTCATCAGAGGGTTCGCAGAGACATTCGTCACTTTTATCAAAAGGTGGAAGGTTTCACAGACAGTCATCTCAAAGCAAAGTTGGAAGCGTGCCGGGACGCGGTTCAACATGCGAGGCATAAACGACGAGGGCTACGTCGCCAATTTCGTTGAGACAGAATTCATTATGTACTCTTCAGAGTACTGTTACGCTTATACACAGGTGAGGGGAAGTGTGCCTGTGTTTTGGGAACAAGACGCAGCACTTATCAATCCGAAGGTTCAGATTACGCGGTCCACAGAAGCGACGCAAAAATCCTTCGATACGCATTTCATGAAACTATTGAATAAATACGGTCCTGTGGACGTAATCAATCTTCTTTCGGAAAAATCATCCGAAGCACAACTCTCGCGGCGATATAAGGAGCAACTGCAATCCTCGCCGAACTTTAAATATGACGAAGATGTCTTGTTGACCGTGTTTGATTTCCATAAAGAGACCTCCCAAGACGGGTTTGTAGGGGCCGCTAAAATACTACCTCAGATCTTAAAATTCATGATGAATGCAGGTTACTTTTCATACGACGTAAGGGAGGACAGAGTGATATCCAAGCAGCAAGGTATCTTTCGGACCAACTGTCTGGACTGTTTGGATAGAACAAATTTAGTCCAGCAGTTAATCTCTTTGGAAgttttcaaactgtttTTACACGATTTCGAGATTCTCGACAGGAGGGGTGTACATAACGAGTTGGACTTTGTACAAAGACACAATTCTTTGTGGGCAGATCATGGAGACCAGATTTCTCAAATTTATACTGGTACAAACGCCTTGAAGTCGTCGTTTAGCAGGAAGGGTAAAATGTCATTTGCCGGTACACTGTCAGATGCGACCAAGTCAGTTAGTAGAATgtacatcaacaactttatGGATAAAAATAAGCAGTTGAAAATTGATGGACTACTTGGTCGATTGCCCGACCAGAAACCCGTTAGTCTGTACGACCCTGAAAATGAGTTTGTGACCACTGAGCTCGAAAAAAGATCGGACTCCTTCACCTCGTATTCAAATATGAATCTGTTCGTTGGAACGTTCAACGTCAACAATTTATCTAACCGTTCGTCGGACCTTTCCAAATGGCTATTCCCGATCGGTAACAAATTTAAGCCAGATGTTGTCGTGTTAGGTTTGCAGGAAGTCATAGCGATGTCTGCCGGGTCAATACTAAATGCGGACTATACAAAGGGTTCTGTATGGAAGACTATGGTTAGCAACTGTCTGAACCAGTACGCAGAGAAGTATATTTTGTTGAGAGTCGAGCAGATGTCATCGATTCTAATATTGTTGTTTGTGAAGGAAGATAAGATAAACCACGCCACCCAAGTTGAAGGTTCGACCAAAAAAACTGGTTTTGGTGGGATGGCCGGTAACAAAGGTGCGGTGGCGATCAGATTGAAATATGGGAATACCtcgttttgttttgtaaaCTCCCATTTTGCTGCCGGTGCGAAGAACGTGGACGAACGTGCCAACGATTATGCAGCGATCAACAAAAGCATCTCGTTCACCGGTGGGAGAAACATATCACAACACGAGTGCATTTTCTGGCTTGGTGACTTGAATTTCAGGATTTCGCTGGACAACCTTCAAGTGCGGCGCGAACTGTCAGAGCAGAAGGAGGGGTATCTTGAGCGGTTGATGAAGTATGATCAGCTGACGCAAGCTATCAATTCAAATAACATTTTTAGAGACTTTTGCGAGCCGACCATCCAGTTCTGCCCGACGTACAAGTATGATTTCGGTACGGACATCTACGACACCTCGGAAAAGGCAAGAACACCGTCTTGGACGGATCGTATTATCTATAAGGGTAATAACTTGCAACCTTTGGCATATTCCGATGCTCCTTTGAAGCTGAGCGATCACAAGCCCGTTTATGCAGCCTATAGATGCAAAGTCGGGTTTATCGACGAGGCCAAAAAGTTGCACTTAAGGAATGAACTTTACTTGGACTACAAAAATAAGGTAGATAGAGCGGGACCCGAGCATGCGAGTACTTTCCCGatggaagaagagaagCGGGTACGGCAAAGACTTTCGTTGCCAGTGGAGAACCAACTCGCGCCAGTATCGTTAAAATCGCGTTCCTCTGGGACGTCTCTTCAATCGGCTGTCCGTTCACCATCCGAGCTAGAAAGGAAGAACATGTCGTTGACCCCACCACCGGTCCCCCAGCGGAAGACTCTGCCCACGCAGCGAATGCCGCCGAAACCGCCGATGTCAAGATCATCTACGTCATTGCACAGTCAAGGTCTTGCCGCTGTtggcagcaacagcagcattCCGGATTTGATCGAATTGGATAGTTTACCTGCTTCAGAGGATGACGAGTCCTCTGGTGTCGCCGCACCGAAGAGACCCGTGCCTCCGCCTCCACCGCGGAAACCCAGTTCACAGGGCATCGCCCCTGTTGGCAGGAAAGAAACGGAATTCTCCATCCGGGGAAACTTGCCCCCCGGTGAGACAAGTATAGACGACACCTCTGCAAACTCCTCATTACTAGAGATGGTGATTGATTCATCCTCACCGAAGAGAACGCGCCAACTTTTACCGACGAGTGAATCAGATAGTGCACGGAGCCTTAAAAAGACCCCGCCCGCTGTCCCCGCAAAGAAACCGCAACTACACAACTTGGAGATAAGGTAA